The Desulfovibrio sp. TomC genome segment TGACGGCGGCGGTCCAGGTCGTCAAAACCGTCAGTACGACGGATGCCCCAACGAGCCAAGTCCTGGGACAGCAACCTTCCGGGATGGCATTATCCGAACTTGGAGCCAGATACCTGGATCACATGCGAGCCTCGGGACGCACTGACAACCATATCCGAAACATCGAACGCCTGCTGGCTAACAAGTTCATTCCGGCCCTTGGAGACAAACCGGTGAACTCGATGACATACCAAGGAGATATGGTTCCGTTTATCCTACATTTCCAGGGGATAAGCGACACCACCAAGAAGGAACGTTCCCAGGTAACGATCAATAAGTACTGCGATTACTTGAACTTCATCTTCCACTTTGGGATTGACAACGATTTCACCAAGGTCAATCCCCTGAGAAACTGGAAGAAAGCAAAAACTCAACCCAGAGAAATGAAGTTAACCCTGGAGGACGCCAAGAAGATCATGGCTTGTGCCGAACCCCATCTCAAATGGGCCATGGAAGTCTGCTTCAACATCGGAGCACGTCCAGGGGAATCCGAACTCCTGGCGCTGAAATGGGAGCATGTGGATTTCAATGCAGGAACTGTCCGCATCTATGCGACCAAAACCAAGACCTATCGGATTGTTCCGATCAACCCGACCTTCTTGAAGCGAATGGAGCAAGTTCGTGCGACCTCGAAGTCAGGATACATCATTGAATACAATGGGAAGCCTGTATCGCGGATTGTCAAATCCTTTAGAAACGCCTGCACTCGCGCCGGGATCACCTACCCGACCCGGATGTACGATCTCCGGCACCTGTTTGCGACCACGCTACTCCGCAAAGGTGCTGATTTAGCGGCCGTTTCTAAGATGATGGGTCATTCAACGGTAAAAATGACAGCGGACACCTATTACCACTACATGGAGGGCGAGAAAGAAAGAGCGGTTCGACTATTGCCGGAATTGACGATGGTTTAATCTGGAGGCGGGATACTTTGCCAGAAGTGTCCCGCTCCAATTCTTTTTTGAAAAATTGTAACAGAAGAGAATATTATGCACAAAAAAACTTGCGAATGGTGTCATGACCATAGATTTACTTACAAAGACGGAAAAGAGTGGAAGTTTCTTTGTCCAAAATGCTACAAAGAGCACTTTGTCCCTGTAAAAAACCGTTACTCGACAAAGCAATTCAGAGAGAATATGGAATTGATGAAATCTGAAAAAGCCAAAAGAAAACAGCTGTCCAGATCATGGACAAATCCCAGCGCAACGAAGGATGGGATATTCTTAGCACGATAACTTATGAGCACATTCAGAAGGAGGCGAGTCACCTTGCCAGAGGTCACTCGTCTCCTTCTTCTAAATTGTCAAAGAACATTTTGCATTTCTGGAAAAGAAGATTTTTAAGACTTATCATCGTTACCAACTGTACTATTATTTCTAAAGCGCGATACTACGGGAACCTAGAATACAGTGTAGCAAATCGGTTTCTAGAGTGGAAGGAGGAACTTGGGCCGGTCAAATTCGATGCAGGGGCCTGCAAAACTGAGAAATCACCAAAAAATCAAGAAATTCGACACTTGAAAAACGGAGGTTCCTGTGGATCAGGGTGCCAGGGGAAATCCTTAAAACTAAAAATCCAAGTAAAACAGCCTGATAAAATCTTTTTCAAGTGAAAAGCACCTGCCGGATGGCAGACTTCTGCCATTTTCCGGTTGGGGAAGGAGTCAAATACGTGGAAAACCGCGCTTTTGGAACTACGGTGAAGCACTGATTGTCAGAACCCTTGGATTTGATACCCTTGTAAAGATTGATTTGTTTGAGAATAATCTCATTTAAGTCCCGGACTTGCTCGTCTCCTGAAGGTGGACCGCCCTAACCCGGTGGTTCACCTTTTTTTAACGGCGTGGTATGCTTGGTCAGGAACGGTTCTGGGTTGGTCCCAGTGTCGTTGCTGCCCAGCTGGGCCAGTAGCGGTGGAGTCTACCCCATTAGTCACAGCTTGGGAAGTTTACTTGGTGTTGCCGTTGTCGGAGAAAAATTCAAGAATTACAGCAGGCGAGATGGCCGGTGAACTTGCTGTGAAAATCACTGTGAACCTCATGCTCCAGGATTCCAGTTTACTGGACTTTTTAAAATGAGTAATTTGTCGTTTTTTCAGCACGGGGAATGGGGAATATATTTTTCATATTTCACAAGAGACACTTCGTTTACAACGCACTAGTTTCGTCCTATTAAATGTTTTGATGGGCACCAAAATGTTCGGTTTCAAATGAAACTAAACCTTGTTATGCTGACATGGACTACGTATGCGTGATATAGAAAAAACAAAAGAAGAACTGACGGTCGAGTTACAGGCCGCGCAAAAATTAATTTCAGAACTTTGGAACATTGAATCTGATCGTCAGTTAGCTGAAGAAGCTCTAAAAGAATCGGAACAATTTCTAAGGTCAACTTTGGACTGTCTTTCTGCTAATATTGCTTTGCTGGACAACCAAGGAAAGATTTTGCATGTCAATAAAGCATGGAATGATTTCGCTCAACAGAATGGTCTTTACCCAAATGACGTTTCAATAGGGACAAACTATTTGGATATCTGTGACACCGCTTCTGGAACATATGCTAAAGAGGCAGTTCACTTTGCGAAAGGGATTAGAAGTGTCGTGGGTGGGGAGACAGATTTTTTCATACTTGAGTACCCATGCGACTCACCAACTAAAAGAAGGTGGTTTGCGGGGCGAGTCACTCCTTTTCCTGGTGAAAGTCCTCGTAAAGTTGTTGTTGCGCATGAAGATATTACTGAACGGAAACAAGCCGAAGAAGAGATGCGAGAAAGTGAAATACGTTTTCGTCGCATTACAGATTCAGCATTAGATTCAATCTTGATGATTGATCCTAGTGGCCGAGTGTCTGTTTGGAACCCATCTGCTGAACGTTTACTAGGCTACTCAAGAGACGAGGCCGTTGGACAAGACTTACACTTTCTTATCGCGCCAGAACGATATCTTGATTCCTACACTAAAGCGTTTAAGAAGTTTCAATCAACTGGTCAAGGTGATGCCATTGGCAAAATTATAGAAATTTTTGCACGCAAAAAGGACGGTCGGGAAATTCCTATTTCTTTGTCACTTTCTTCACTTCATACAGCTGACGGATGGCATGCTGTCGGAATTATTCGAGACAATTCTGAATTACGACGACTCGAAAAGGTAAAAGACGACTTAGAACGTATTTCTCGTCATAATTTAAAAAGTCCACTGACTGGCATTATAAATATTCCCGAACTTCTTATGGATGATGAAAATTTAACAGTCCAACAGAAAAATATGCTTAACTTGGTTGTTGTGTCTGGGCGAAAAATGCTACTACAGATAAATAGTTCGCTGGACTTATATAAGATTGAAAGTGGCACATACAAATTTCTTCCTCAGGACTGTGACCTACTTAAGATCATTAAAGGAGTATCTGAACTACTTGGCAAAGGAATGGGATTTAATCCTAACAAAGTTCACATTCATGAAAATT includes the following:
- a CDS encoding tyrosine-type recombinase/integrase → MGIYQRNERWMVYWNHNGKRHDKSFGRGDLAQAKAQFFDRAVQEALVKGLPVPDPESVTAAVQVVKTVSTTDAPTSQVLGQQPSGMALSELGARYLDHMRASGRTDNHIRNIERLLANKFIPALGDKPVNSMTYQGDMVPFILHFQGISDTTKKERSQVTINKYCDYLNFIFHFGIDNDFTKVNPLRNWKKAKTQPREMKLTLEDAKKIMACAEPHLKWAMEVCFNIGARPGESELLALKWEHVDFNAGTVRIYATKTKTYRIVPINPTFLKRMEQVRATSKSGYIIEYNGKPVSRIVKSFRNACTRAGITYPTRMYDLRHLFATTLLRKGADLAAVSKMMGHSTVKMTADTYYHYMEGEKERAVRLLPELTMV
- a CDS encoding PAS domain-containing sensor histidine kinase, with translation MRDIEKTKEELTVELQAAQKLISELWNIESDRQLAEEALKESEQFLRSTLDCLSANIALLDNQGKILHVNKAWNDFAQQNGLYPNDVSIGTNYLDICDTASGTYAKEAVHFAKGIRSVVGGETDFFILEYPCDSPTKRRWFAGRVTPFPGESPRKVVVAHEDITERKQAEEEMRESEIRFRRITDSALDSILMIDPSGRVSVWNPSAERLLGYSRDEAVGQDLHFLIAPERYLDSYTKAFKKFQSTGQGDAIGKIIEIFARKKDGREIPISLSLSSLHTADGWHAVGIIRDNSELRRLEKVKDDLERISRHNLKSPLTGIINIPELLMDDENLTVQQKNMLNLVVVSGRKMLLQINSSLDLYKIESGTYKFLPQDCDLLKIIKGVSELLGKGMGFNPNKVHIHENYTPNNTTGLSIYSDDGLLEIILINLIKNAVEASGHDDPIDVSISYDSVNCSIIISNSRPVPTEIRDKFFEKYTTAGKSGGTGLGTYSAAIMTRAIGGTISMTTSDEIGTKVTVCIPKVSRS